One window from the genome of Musa acuminata AAA Group cultivar baxijiao chromosome BXJ1-4, Cavendish_Baxijiao_AAA, whole genome shotgun sequence encodes:
- the LOC135650621 gene encoding fructokinase-1-like — protein MADSGEGLIVSFGEMLIDFVPTVSGVSLAEAPGFLKAPGGAPANVAIAVARLGGRAAFVGKLGDDEFGRMLSAILRENGVDDTGVTFDAGARTALAFVTLRADGEREFMFYRNPSADMLLTEAELNLDLIRKAAIFHYGSISLITEPCRSAHLKAMEVAKEAGALLSYDPNLRLPLWTSPEEARKQILSIWNEADIIKVSDVELEFLTGHDSVEDEVIAQLWRPSLKLLLVTLGEKGCKYYTKDFHGAVASFTVEQVDTTGAGDAFVGALLRRIVEDPSALQDEKKLREVLRFANACGAITTTKKGAIPSLPNVAEAMRLFESA, from the exons ATGGCCGACTCCGGCGAAGGCCTCATCGTGAGCTTCGGCGAGATGCTCATCGACTTCGTGCCGACGGTGTCGGGGGTGTCGCTGGCGGAGGCCCCGGGGTTCCTTAAGGCCCCCGGCGGCGCCCCGGCCAACGTGGCGATCGCCGTGGCCCGACTCGGGGGGCGCGCTGCGTTCGTCGGCAAGCTGGGCGACGACGAGTTCGGCCGCATGCTGTCGGCGATCCTGCGGGAGAACGGCGTGGACGACACCGGCGTCACGTTTGACGCCGGGGCCCGCACCGCCCTCGCCTTCGTCACGCTTCGGGCCGACGGCGAGCGTGAGTTCATGTTCTACCGCAACCCCAGCGCCGACATGCTTCTCACGGAGGCCGAGCTCAACCTTGATCTCATCAGAAAG GCTGCAATCTTCCACTACGGATCGATAAGCTTGATCACGGAGCCCTGCAGATCGGCTCATCTGAAAGCCATGGAGGTGGCCAAGGAAGCCGGGGCGCTGCTGTCGTACGACCCCAACCTCCGGTTGCCGCTTTGGACATCGCCTGAGGAGGCTCGCAAGCAGATCCTGAGCATCTGGAACGAGGCAGACATCATAAAGGTCAGCGACGTCGAGCTCGAGTTCCTCACCGGCCATGACTCGGTGGAAGACGAGGTGATCGCGCAGCTCTGGCGCCCAAGCCTGAAGCTCCTCCTGGTGACGCTCGGTGAGAAGGGCTGCAAGTACTACACCAAG GATTTCCATGGCGCCGTCGCGTCCTTCACAGTGGAGCAGGTGGACACGACGGGGGCCGGAGACGCGTTCGTCGGCGCACTGCTCCGGCGGATCGTCGAGGACCCGTCTGCGCTGCAG GATGAGAAGAAGCTGAGGGAGGTGCTGAGGTTTGCCAATGCGTGCGGGGCGATCACCACCACCAAGAAGGGTGCAATCCCCTCGTTGCCCAACGTAGCAGAAGCAATGCGACTCTTTGAGAGCGCATAG